A genomic stretch from Telopea speciosissima isolate NSW1024214 ecotype Mountain lineage chromosome 7, Tspe_v1, whole genome shotgun sequence includes:
- the LOC122670033 gene encoding cyclin-dependent kinase inhibitor 5-like yields MGKYMRKAKITGEVAVMEVAQSSLGVRTRAKTLALQRLEKSTMASTVSSGASYLQLRSRRLEKPPLLAASNHESKKQQNPSPSPTAKVTAKSNPNPNPNSRTSPRLVVDSEYSCSVASVSCSKNEEEFSMKEGTPVAVEEVSPESKNDVGIEASFGENVLETEGRERSTRETTPCSLIRNSDTIGTPGSTTRPTTSTATNRRVQNAIRRNFPTSHEMEEFFAGAEQQQQRRFTDKYNFDPVNDRPLPGRYEWVLVEP; encoded by the exons ATGGGGAAGTACATGAGGAAAGCGAAAATCACAGGTGAAGTTGCAGTCATGGAAGTCGCGCAGTCGTCTCTTGGGGTTCGGACCAGAGCCAAAACCCTAGCCTTACAGAGACTGGAGAAGTCGACGATGGCATCGACGGTGAGCTCTGGGGCTTCTTATTTACAACTCCGAAGTCGAAGGCTTGAGAAACCTCCTCTACTTGCGGCGAGTAACCATGAGTCGAAGAAACAACAAAACCCATCTCCATCCCCGACAGCAAAAGTGACCGCCaaatcaaacccaaaccctaaccctaactctcGAACAAGTCCCAGGTTGGTGGTGGATTCTGAGTATTCTTGTTCTGTTGCTTCGGTGAGTTGctccaagaatgaagaggaGTTTTCGATGAAGGAGGGAACTCCTGTCGCAGTCGAAGAAGTGTCTCCAGAGAGCAAGAACGATGTGGGTATAGAGGCTTCATTTGGAGAGAATGTTTTAGAGACCGAGGGAAGAGAAAG GAGCACAAGGGAAACCACACCTTGCAGTTTGATAAGGAATTCAGACACCATAGGAACTCCTGGTTCTACAACCAGGCCTACCACCTCAACTGCAACAAATCGAAGAGTACAGAATGCAATTAGGAGAAACTTCCCAACATCACATGAGATGGAGGAGTTCTTCGCAGGTGCAGAGCAACAGCAACAGAGACGATTCACTGACAA ATACAATTTCGATCCAGTGAATGATAGGCCTCTTCCTGGACGATATGAATGGGTGCTAGTGGAACCATAA